One region of Salinibacterium sp. TMP30 genomic DNA includes:
- a CDS encoding GNAT family protein: MAYGIPTLSDGDITIRPIRVRDARALEKELRDNRGWLRQWEATSPVGPVSFDVKSSIRGLLQQSRSGAGLPFVVEREGDVAGQLNVSSITYGSLASATIGYWVSERFAGKGLTPTAVGLATDYCFFHLGLHRMEICIRPENAPSLRVVEKLGFRYEGLRRRFIHIDGDWRDHFCFGLTVEEVPQGVLRRWQAGKAPEADANIPAVDRARAANPLIPPRR; the protein is encoded by the coding sequence ATGGCGTATGGCATTCCGACGCTCAGCGACGGAGACATAACTATTCGCCCCATTAGGGTGCGAGACGCTCGTGCGTTAGAGAAAGAACTCCGGGATAACCGGGGGTGGCTTCGCCAGTGGGAGGCCACGAGCCCCGTTGGGCCGGTCAGCTTTGACGTGAAGTCGAGCATCCGGGGACTGTTGCAGCAATCACGCTCCGGCGCAGGGTTACCGTTTGTTGTCGAGCGCGAGGGTGATGTTGCCGGTCAGCTGAATGTTTCGTCGATTACCTACGGTTCGCTTGCGTCGGCGACGATTGGCTATTGGGTTTCTGAGCGTTTTGCGGGCAAAGGACTTACCCCCACGGCGGTGGGTTTGGCTACCGACTACTGCTTTTTTCACCTCGGGTTGCACCGCATGGAGATCTGTATCCGTCCCGAGAATGCGCCAAGCTTGCGTGTCGTTGAGAAGCTCGGTTTTCGCTATGAGGGGTTGAGGCGTCGCTTCATCCACATTGATGGTGATTGGCGTGATCACTTCTGTTTTGGGCTTACCGTTGAAGAGGTTCCTCAGGGTGTGTTGCGTCGCTGGCAAGCGGGCAAGGCCCCCGAAGCCGATGCCAACATTCCGGCGGTGGATCGCGCCCGTGCAGCCAACCCGCTGATCCCTCCGCGCCGCTGA
- a CDS encoding AAA family ATPase, with translation MAGNVAEPTWTLWRSQLSELGGQSPLLHFVDSPRTRVELSTTHPGGLAQFITGKRTLLSSLIRDDVALRSAKVAAGAVAAKGLELSTARGIDSVHLGIGIARWNHDGVEYCAPVLLRPLAIRRHGRDFELKLRGAAYLNPEFARALDEQFHLRLDAESFVALTDADGTFKPNPVIDRLRGLTSHLTNFAVSPRLVVSSFADVAPGLADDAAELQHPILDALAGNTAAAWTIKEGYAPVPALSADERSPQTDNLLLDADAEQENVIAQIEAGNSLVVRTLPGTGGTQTIVNAVGALVARNKRVLVVTPRRASLHSIADRFGDIGLPGLAVAPRTLRRDIIRSISRSEKAARPQIEDVDDALLRLRKIMLDYRGSMAVADDVLGVSVLDCVSELSRLALLPNPPSTTARLSREAVEKLAADRTSATGVIIAAAKLGEFKYGPGDSPWYGAQFANGGEALKAHEVAKRANTQLSELLSVANRLVSNTRMRPFQSIEELGVYLRLLVDLRETLDRFVPTVFDRAITELIAATAPRRDFPDMTAANRRRLKKLALEYVRPGVRVNDMHAALMRIQKQRVLWHRFVAEGASPAVPVGIGEVQRSYQQVSEDLAALDIPLGIADSHLTLSSLPIPFLIEKVEALAAESDVLNNLQERTALMGSLRELKLNPLIDDLAKRHVPEDQVAAELELSWWKSALDSMLEMDRALLNANTSVVDRLEADFRLVDEAHASANAKQLSWQIAENWKIGLVDWPDEAGALKRALGKERLTSFDVQTSAPHLSRTIAPVWLASPYEIDSVVDTMPFDTVFLVDAGAMTVAEAAGAIRRSKQVVVVGDPVIQSPTPFEIAVRDATADAPPPIDDEVREALVEDSAFARLSGLLPTLTLTRSYRPGGEELAELVNRRFYGGQIESLPWAGSFLGHGSLAVSYVADGVGMPDPDSGAVESPDAEVSRVVELVLDHATKRPQESLMVITASPLHSVRVMQSVLDAVSRRRPELLDVIIGDRAEPFTVTTIDQAVAQSRDRVIFSIGYGRTPHGRVLSDFGSLGEPGGERLLAVAMTRARRSLEIVTSFRSEDLDDGRMKHGAVALAEVLDEVDARYAEIPVPDDSEPMLVDLARRLEKRGLRVALGHRGKLGLVASRGGRCGTVETDAMVHESSLRESLRLRPELLRRLGWHYLRVHAFELFSDPDQVADKVARMLGAEPAPTTEPIGIIPATRPEQ, from the coding sequence ATGGCCGGAAACGTTGCAGAGCCCACGTGGACGCTCTGGCGTTCGCAATTGTCAGAGCTGGGCGGACAGTCGCCACTCTTACACTTCGTCGATTCGCCTCGCACACGCGTTGAGCTCTCTACGACGCATCCGGGCGGTTTGGCCCAGTTCATCACCGGTAAGCGCACACTGCTGTCGAGTTTGATCCGCGACGATGTTGCTTTGCGCTCGGCCAAGGTCGCGGCCGGCGCTGTCGCAGCGAAGGGTCTTGAACTCTCGACGGCTCGCGGAATCGATTCCGTGCACTTGGGCATTGGCATTGCGCGCTGGAACCACGACGGCGTTGAGTACTGTGCCCCAGTGTTGCTGCGGCCCCTCGCCATCCGTCGGCACGGTCGTGACTTTGAGCTGAAGTTGCGCGGCGCCGCCTACCTCAACCCAGAATTTGCTCGTGCACTCGATGAGCAGTTCCATTTGCGCCTCGACGCCGAATCGTTTGTCGCGCTCACGGATGCCGATGGCACCTTCAAGCCGAACCCGGTCATTGATCGCCTGCGCGGTCTCACCTCGCACCTCACGAATTTCGCGGTCAGCCCACGCCTCGTGGTGTCGTCCTTCGCCGATGTTGCGCCCGGTCTTGCTGACGATGCCGCCGAATTACAGCATCCGATCCTCGATGCACTAGCAGGCAACACTGCGGCAGCGTGGACCATCAAGGAGGGTTACGCTCCTGTGCCCGCGCTGTCGGCTGATGAGCGCTCGCCGCAGACCGATAACCTGCTGCTCGATGCCGATGCTGAGCAAGAGAATGTGATCGCCCAGATCGAAGCCGGCAACTCGTTGGTCGTTCGAACGCTCCCCGGCACTGGTGGCACCCAAACAATCGTCAACGCCGTTGGTGCACTCGTGGCGCGGAATAAGCGGGTGCTTGTCGTAACCCCGCGTCGTGCATCGCTGCACTCGATCGCTGATCGCTTTGGCGACATCGGGTTACCGGGCCTTGCTGTGGCACCGCGCACGTTGCGTCGCGACATCATCCGGTCCATTTCCCGCAGCGAAAAAGCGGCACGGCCGCAAATCGAAGACGTGGATGATGCACTGCTGCGCCTGCGCAAGATCATGCTCGACTACCGCGGGTCGATGGCTGTCGCCGATGATGTGCTCGGTGTCTCGGTTCTCGATTGCGTATCGGAGCTCAGCCGATTGGCGCTGCTGCCCAACCCGCCATCGACGACCGCACGACTCTCGCGCGAAGCCGTAGAGAAGCTTGCCGCGGATCGCACCTCCGCTACCGGTGTGATCATTGCCGCCGCCAAGCTGGGCGAGTTCAAGTATGGCCCTGGAGATTCGCCATGGTACGGAGCCCAGTTCGCTAACGGTGGCGAGGCGCTCAAAGCTCACGAGGTTGCCAAGCGTGCCAACACGCAGCTGTCTGAACTCTTAAGTGTCGCCAACCGTCTGGTGTCGAACACCCGCATGCGGCCATTCCAGAGCATTGAAGAGTTGGGCGTCTATTTGCGCCTCCTCGTTGATCTTCGGGAAACACTCGACCGTTTCGTGCCCACCGTTTTTGATCGCGCAATTACCGAACTTATTGCTGCGACAGCTCCGCGTCGCGACTTTCCCGACATGACCGCTGCCAACCGCCGCCGCCTCAAGAAGCTTGCTCTCGAATATGTGCGGCCCGGTGTGCGCGTGAACGACATGCACGCGGCCCTCATGCGCATTCAGAAGCAGCGCGTGCTGTGGCACCGTTTCGTTGCCGAAGGTGCAAGCCCCGCTGTTCCCGTCGGCATTGGTGAAGTTCAACGTTCGTACCAGCAGGTCTCAGAAGACCTTGCCGCCCTCGACATCCCGCTCGGCATTGCAGATTCTCACCTCACCCTGTCAAGTTTGCCCATCCCGTTCCTGATCGAAAAGGTCGAGGCGCTCGCCGCCGAGTCAGATGTGCTCAACAATCTGCAAGAGCGAACGGCGCTCATGGGCAGTCTGCGTGAGCTCAAACTCAACCCCCTGATCGATGATCTGGCCAAGCGTCACGTGCCCGAAGACCAGGTCGCCGCGGAGCTTGAACTCTCGTGGTGGAAATCAGCACTCGACTCCATGCTCGAAATGGATCGTGCACTTCTCAACGCCAACACGTCGGTGGTTGATCGTCTTGAAGCCGACTTCCGCCTTGTCGATGAAGCTCACGCCTCGGCAAACGCGAAGCAACTCTCCTGGCAGATCGCCGAAAACTGGAAAATCGGGCTCGTCGACTGGCCCGACGAAGCAGGTGCTCTCAAACGAGCGCTGGGCAAAGAGCGGCTCACGTCATTTGACGTTCAAACGTCAGCACCGCACCTTTCTCGCACCATTGCACCCGTTTGGTTGGCCTCGCCCTACGAGATCGACTCAGTCGTTGACACAATGCCGTTCGACACGGTGTTCCTCGTTGATGCCGGCGCGATGACCGTGGCCGAAGCGGCGGGAGCAATCCGCCGCTCGAAGCAGGTTGTCGTTGTTGGCGACCCCGTTATCCAGTCGCCAACCCCGTTTGAGATCGCGGTGCGCGACGCGACAGCTGATGCACCACCACCCATTGATGATGAGGTGCGCGAGGCTCTAGTCGAAGATTCAGCGTTCGCTCGCTTGAGTGGCCTGCTGCCGACTCTGACGTTGACCCGCAGCTACCGGCCCGGTGGCGAAGAGCTCGCCGAACTCGTTAACCGCCGCTTTTATGGCGGCCAAATCGAGTCCCTGCCCTGGGCGGGAAGCTTCCTCGGGCACGGCAGTCTCGCCGTCAGCTACGTTGCCGACGGTGTCGGAATGCCTGATCCCGACTCTGGCGCGGTCGAAAGCCCCGACGCCGAGGTCTCGCGCGTTGTTGAACTTGTTCTCGACCACGCCACCAAGCGGCCACAAGAGTCGCTCATGGTCATCACGGCAAGTCCGCTGCACTCGGTTCGGGTCATGCAGTCAGTGTTGGATGCTGTCAGCCGCCGTCGCCCCGAACTGCTCGATGTCATCATCGGCGATCGTGCTGAACCGTTTACGGTTACCACGATTGATCAGGCTGTGGCCCAAAGTCGCGACCGGGTAATTTTCTCTATCGGATACGGCCGCACACCACACGGTCGCGTGCTCTCAGACTTCGGTTCGCTTGGTGAGCCCGGGGGAGAACGGCTTCTCGCTGTCGCAATGACGCGTGCTCGTCGTTCGCTCGAAATCGTCACGTCGTTCCGTTCTGAAGACCTCGACGACGGTCGCATGAAGCACGGTGCGGTCGCCCTCGCTGAAGTGCTCGACGAAGTGGATGCGCGCTACGCCGAAATTCCTGTGCCTGACGACAGCGAGCCCATGCTGGTTGATCTTGCGCGCCGTCTCGAAAAGCGCGGACTGCGCGTTGCTCTCGGGCATCGCGGCAAACTGGGGCTTGTCGCCTCGCGTGGCGGTCGTTGCGGAACCGTCGAAACCGACGCCATGGTGCACGAGTCAAGCTTGCGTGAGTCGCTTCGACTGCGCCCCGAGCTGCTGCGTCGACTCGGCTGGCACTACCTCCGCGTGCACGCCTTCGAACTCTTCAGTGATCCCGATCAGGTGGCTGACAAAGTGGCCCGGATGCTCGGAGCGGAGCCTGCTCCCACGACCGAGCCCATTGGGATCATCCCCGCCACACGTCCCGAGCAGTAA
- a CDS encoding DUF485 domain-containing protein, which yields MSDENSPTRDTTTPPANPERAPRATARLDYREEEKDPAFVELKRRHRSFVFPLTITFLLWYFGYVILAAYAHDFMATPVFGVINVGLLLGFGQFVSTFVITMTYVSFANRRLDPLAAQIRADLESKESVA from the coding sequence ATGTCTGATGAAAACTCCCCTACCAGGGATACAACCACCCCACCCGCCAATCCTGAAAGAGCGCCACGAGCGACTGCCAGGCTCGACTACCGCGAAGAAGAAAAAGACCCCGCATTTGTGGAGCTCAAACGGCGGCACAGATCGTTCGTTTTCCCCCTCACCATCACGTTCCTGTTGTGGTATTTCGGCTACGTGATTCTGGCCGCCTATGCGCATGACTTCATGGCAACCCCTGTCTTCGGGGTTATCAATGTCGGGCTACTACTCGGCTTTGGCCAGTTCGTGAGTACTTTCGTTATCACGATGACCTATGTATCGTTTGCCAACCGCAGACTGGATCCTCTTGCCGCTCAGATCAGAGCAGATCTTGAATCGAAGGAGTCCGTCGCATGA
- a CDS encoding cation acetate symporter encodes MIALSLSTLAAAADAESQSNPVLNISIFLAFVAITLFIVIRASRNNATAADYYAGGRSFTGPQNGFAITGDYLSAASFLGIVGAIAINGYDGFLYSIGFLVAWLVALLLVAELMRNTGKFTMADVLSFRLKQRPVRMAAAATTLAVCFFYLLAQMAGAGGLVSLLLGINDKLGQSVVVAVVGGLMILYVLIGGMKGTTWVQIVKAFLLVGAAIAMTIWVLILNGFDLSRVMQSAVDNSVATPAEAILAPGLQYGSNPLDFISLSIALVLGTAGLPHVLMRFYTVPTAKEARRSVVWAIWLIGGFYLLTLVLGYGAAALVGSDTIQNAPGGVNSAAPLLALELGGPLLLGFVSAIAFATILAVVAGLTITAAASFAHDIYSNVIKKGKGDPDAEVKIARRTVVVIGVLAVLGGIGVQGQNIAFLVALAFAVAASANLPTILYSLYWKRFNTRGAVWSMVGGLAAAVLLIVFSPVMSGTPTSMLGADINFAIFPLKNPGIVSIPLGFALGWLGTVTSQRQEDPELAAEMDVRSLTGHGAETATEH; translated from the coding sequence ATGATCGCCCTCAGCCTGAGCACACTTGCCGCCGCCGCAGACGCGGAGTCCCAGAGCAATCCGGTTCTCAACATTTCCATCTTCCTCGCATTTGTAGCAATCACGCTGTTCATCGTGATCCGTGCCAGCCGCAACAACGCGACGGCTGCGGACTACTACGCCGGAGGTCGCTCGTTCACGGGCCCACAAAACGGGTTCGCGATCACCGGTGACTACCTGTCGGCAGCATCCTTCCTCGGGATCGTTGGAGCAATTGCGATCAACGGGTATGACGGATTCTTGTACTCCATCGGCTTCCTCGTCGCTTGGCTCGTCGCCCTGCTCCTGGTTGCAGAGTTGATGCGCAACACCGGCAAGTTCACGATGGCGGATGTTTTGTCATTCCGTCTGAAGCAGCGCCCGGTCAGGATGGCGGCCGCGGCAACAACGCTCGCAGTCTGCTTCTTCTATCTGCTTGCGCAGATGGCCGGAGCCGGTGGCCTGGTCTCGCTGCTCCTCGGTATCAACGACAAGCTCGGTCAATCAGTTGTGGTTGCGGTCGTCGGCGGTCTCATGATTCTGTATGTGCTGATCGGCGGCATGAAGGGCACCACCTGGGTGCAGATTGTGAAAGCGTTCCTGCTAGTCGGGGCCGCGATCGCGATGACCATCTGGGTGCTCATTCTCAATGGATTCGATCTCTCACGTGTGATGCAGAGTGCCGTGGACAATTCCGTGGCTACGCCTGCTGAGGCGATCCTTGCACCCGGGCTCCAGTACGGCTCCAATCCGCTCGACTTCATCTCACTATCGATTGCACTCGTGCTCGGTACCGCTGGTTTGCCTCACGTCTTGATGCGCTTCTATACGGTGCCAACGGCAAAAGAGGCACGACGTTCTGTGGTGTGGGCGATCTGGCTCATCGGTGGCTTCTACCTGCTCACGCTCGTGCTCGGCTACGGTGCTGCCGCCCTAGTGGGTTCCGACACCATCCAAAATGCACCGGGCGGCGTGAACTCTGCGGCTCCTTTGCTGGCACTTGAGCTCGGCGGTCCATTGCTCCTGGGGTTCGTCTCGGCGATCGCTTTCGCTACGATCCTCGCGGTCGTTGCCGGGCTCACGATCACGGCGGCGGCATCCTTCGCCCACGACATTTACTCGAACGTAATCAAAAAGGGTAAGGGAGACCCCGACGCTGAGGTCAAGATCGCTCGACGCACCGTCGTGGTGATCGGTGTGCTTGCAGTATTGGGAGGCATCGGTGTTCAAGGCCAAAACATCGCCTTCCTTGTGGCACTCGCATTCGCCGTTGCGGCAAGCGCGAACCTGCCCACGATTCTTTACTCCCTGTACTGGAAGCGGTTTAACACCCGAGGCGCCGTCTGGAGCATGGTCGGTGGTCTGGCTGCAGCGGTTCTGCTCATCGTCTTCTCGCCAGTGATGAGCGGCACGCCAACGTCGATGTTGGGGGCGGATATCAACTTCGCGATTTTCCCCCTGAAGAACCCCGGCATTGTCTCCATTCCGCTCGGGTTCGCACTCGGCTGGCTCGGGACGGTCACCTCTCAGCGGCAGGAGGATCCTGAACTCGCAGCCGAGATGGATGTGCGCTCGCTCACCGGGCACGGCGCGGAGACTGCAACCGAACACTAG
- a CDS encoding FmdB family zinc ribbon protein produces the protein MPTYSYRCTECDNAFDIQQSFTDHSLTVCPACEGKLRKVFSAIGVTFNGSGFYRNDSRATKGSSDSGSSSSGSSSEASSGKSSSSKSSDSSSSASSTSGSSNSSGSSGSSSGSTSSSSSSASSPSAAKAS, from the coding sequence GTGCCTACCTATTCCTACCGCTGCACCGAATGCGACAACGCCTTCGATATTCAACAATCGTTCACCGATCATTCATTGACGGTCTGCCCCGCCTGCGAGGGCAAGCTTCGCAAAGTGTTTTCGGCGATCGGTGTCACTTTTAACGGCTCCGGCTTCTACCGCAACGATTCGCGCGCCACGAAGGGTTCCAGCGACTCCGGTTCGAGTTCGTCTGGTTCGTCGTCAGAAGCGTCATCGGGTAAGTCGTCATCGAGTAAGTCGTCGGATTCATCTTCCTCGGCTTCTTCAACCTCCGGGTCTTCGAACTCGTCGGGGTCGTCAGGTTCTTCCTCTGGATCGACTTCGTCTTCTTCGTCGTCAGCCTCTTCTCCATCGGCGGCAAAGGCGTCATAG
- a CDS encoding 5-formyltetrahydrofolate cyclo-ligase — protein sequence MTDDVSHDKRALRAELRERRRICTAKEREESEAGVTANLIELASRFGSTSVAAYLSATDEPQTRGFLRWACEHDITVLLPISRADGLLDWAPYDGEDEDEDLIGMPAPTSEVLGPIAINDVDLIIVPAASVDRTGMRMGWGRGYFDKTLGSMETKPPVYAVIFDNEYVDAVPTELHDQPVNGIVTPSGIVTITEHN from the coding sequence ATGACCGACGACGTCAGTCACGATAAACGTGCACTCCGGGCCGAATTACGCGAACGCCGCCGCATCTGCACCGCCAAAGAGCGGGAAGAGTCTGAAGCGGGTGTGACCGCGAACCTTATCGAACTCGCTTCCCGCTTCGGTTCCACTTCGGTAGCGGCCTACCTCTCCGCCACAGACGAACCACAAACTCGCGGCTTCCTTCGCTGGGCATGCGAACACGACATCACCGTGCTGCTGCCCATCTCTCGCGCTGATGGGCTGCTCGACTGGGCGCCCTACGACGGCGAAGATGAAGACGAAGACCTCATTGGAATGCCGGCGCCGACCAGCGAAGTACTGGGCCCGATTGCTATCAACGACGTCGACCTGATCATTGTGCCCGCGGCATCCGTGGATCGCACCGGCATGCGCATGGGCTGGGGTCGTGGCTACTTCGACAAGACTCTCGGCTCCATGGAGACGAAACCTCCCGTCTACGCCGTGATCTTCGACAACGAATATGTGGATGCCGTACCCACCGAACTTCATGACCAACCTGTTAATGGCATAGTCACCCCCTCGGGAATTGTGACCATTACCGAGCACAACTAA
- a CDS encoding AMP-binding protein has protein sequence MSNAPSLEPVPSLQPAARAPQQSGSFAAIQAHATDAPDEFWLQQAERIDWFTPPTRATPTQATKPGTDHGAWFADGTLNMSVNALDRHVAAGRGDQPALISDSAMTGEQGVLSYAQLLERVRNFAGALHELGVGVGDRVLIYLPMIPEAVVAMLACARIGAIHSVVFGGFAANELAVRINDATPSVIVTATGGLEPSRAVEYLPIVHQAIRLSTGSVRHVVVKDRPQLDGDITEYANGATSGGTVDVAWRDWDELEAAAIPADAVEMHAQDPLYILYTSGTTGSPKGVVRDTGGYAVALQWAMSHIYGIDNQHTIFTASDVGWVVGHSFIVYGPLIAGAATVLYEGKPVGTPDAGTFWRLIQDYKIDVLYTAPTALRAIRREDPTLDELGKYDTSSLQAVYLAGERLDTETWHWANNGIHVPIIDHWWQTETGWPICANPRGVQQLPSKAGSTGVPMPGFLPRILDREGNDVTKPGTEGNIAIQLPLPPGALTGLWGSTERFVSSYLEEFPGYYATGDAGYFDDDGYLFVMGRTDDVINVAGHRLSTGSLEEVLSQHPDVAECAVLGLYDELKGQRAAGFITMKHGHTRPESDLAIELVALVREVIGPVAAFRDVMVVERLPKTRSGKILRKTIRQIFDGEEVRIPPTIEDVTVLDPLFVAAGRTPVR, from the coding sequence ATGTCAAATGCCCCTTCGTTGGAGCCAGTACCTTCGCTACAACCTGCAGCTCGCGCACCACAGCAGAGCGGTTCATTCGCCGCAATTCAAGCCCACGCGACCGACGCTCCCGACGAATTCTGGCTGCAGCAAGCAGAACGCATCGACTGGTTCACCCCACCAACTCGTGCCACTCCGACGCAGGCAACCAAACCCGGAACCGATCACGGCGCCTGGTTTGCCGACGGAACGCTCAACATGAGCGTCAACGCTCTCGACCGCCATGTGGCCGCCGGACGAGGAGACCAACCAGCGCTCATCTCCGATTCAGCTATGACTGGAGAACAGGGTGTATTGAGCTACGCACAACTCCTCGAACGCGTGCGCAATTTCGCCGGAGCCCTACACGAACTGGGCGTTGGTGTGGGAGACCGTGTCTTGATCTACCTGCCCATGATCCCTGAAGCGGTTGTGGCCATGCTCGCCTGCGCTCGAATCGGGGCCATTCACTCTGTCGTGTTCGGCGGCTTTGCAGCGAACGAATTGGCTGTGCGGATCAACGACGCCACGCCCTCAGTGATCGTCACCGCAACCGGCGGTCTCGAGCCATCCCGTGCAGTGGAGTACCTCCCGATCGTGCACCAAGCAATCCGTCTGAGTACCGGCAGCGTTCGACACGTTGTGGTCAAAGACCGCCCTCAGCTCGACGGCGATATCACCGAATACGCCAACGGTGCCACTAGCGGAGGGACTGTCGATGTGGCGTGGCGTGATTGGGACGAACTCGAGGCTGCCGCAATACCGGCCGATGCTGTTGAGATGCACGCCCAAGATCCGCTCTACATTCTCTACACCTCAGGCACCACGGGCAGCCCCAAAGGTGTGGTCCGCGATACCGGAGGCTACGCAGTAGCTCTCCAGTGGGCCATGAGCCACATCTACGGAATCGACAACCAACACACAATCTTTACCGCTTCGGATGTTGGCTGGGTTGTTGGCCATTCCTTCATTGTCTATGGTCCGTTAATTGCCGGCGCAGCGACCGTTTTGTACGAAGGTAAGCCTGTCGGCACCCCCGATGCTGGCACGTTCTGGCGGCTCATTCAGGACTACAAGATCGACGTGCTCTACACCGCACCAACAGCGCTGCGCGCTATCCGCCGAGAGGATCCCACGCTCGACGAACTCGGCAAATACGATACCTCCAGTTTGCAAGCCGTGTACCTCGCGGGCGAGCGTCTCGACACCGAGACGTGGCACTGGGCCAACAACGGCATCCATGTTCCCATCATCGATCACTGGTGGCAGACAGAGACCGGATGGCCGATCTGCGCGAACCCTCGTGGTGTGCAGCAACTCCCCTCAAAAGCGGGATCGACCGGCGTGCCGATGCCCGGCTTCCTCCCTCGCATTCTCGACCGCGAGGGCAATGACGTCACGAAGCCAGGCACCGAGGGAAACATCGCAATTCAGTTGCCACTTCCTCCCGGTGCTCTCACTGGGCTGTGGGGCAGCACCGAGCGATTCGTGAGCTCGTACCTCGAAGAATTCCCGGGATACTACGCGACGGGTGACGCCGGCTATTTCGATGACGACGGCTACCTTTTCGTGATGGGGCGCACCGACGATGTCATCAACGTGGCCGGGCACCGCCTCTCGACAGGATCACTTGAGGAAGTTCTCTCCCAGCACCCGGATGTCGCAGAGTGCGCCGTTCTCGGTCTGTACGACGAGCTGAAGGGTCAACGAGCGGCCGGTTTCATCACGATGAAACACGGTCACACACGGCCAGAAAGCGATCTCGCGATAGAGCTTGTGGCGCTCGTGCGCGAGGTCATTGGCCCGGTGGCCGCATTCCGCGACGTGATGGTTGTCGAGAGGCTACCGAAGACGCGCTCCGGAAAGATCCTTCGCAAAACCATTCGACAGATCTTCGACGGTGAGGAAGTTCGTATTCCCCCGACAATCGAAGACGTCACGGTACTTGATCCGCTATTTGTCGCCGCGGGCCGCACCCCCGTTCGCTAA
- the galU gene encoding UTP--glucose-1-phosphate uridylyltransferase GalU — protein sequence MASKITKAVIPAAGLGTRFLPATKAMPKEMLPVVDKPAIQYVVEEAVAAGLTDVLMVTGRNKNALENHFDRMTELEATLELKGDIDRLSKVEFSNDLADMHYVRQGDPRGLGHAVLRARMHVGDQPFAVLLGDDLIDARDVLLSRMLEEQTARNATVIALMEVDPALSHLYGIATVEPTDDDDVVRITGLVEKPAQGTAPSNLAIIGRYVLRPEIFEILERTDPGKGGEIQLTDALLEMAKNNVAGGVYGVVFRGRRYDTGDRLDYIKAIVQLAVEREDLGPELRPWLKQFSSTLE from the coding sequence ATGGCATCGAAGATTACTAAAGCGGTCATTCCTGCGGCCGGTCTGGGCACCCGATTTTTGCCAGCAACGAAGGCAATGCCCAAAGAGATGTTGCCCGTTGTTGATAAGCCAGCAATTCAGTATGTCGTTGAGGAAGCAGTCGCTGCTGGACTCACTGATGTGCTGATGGTGACGGGCCGCAACAAGAATGCGCTCGAGAATCATTTCGACCGTATGACTGAACTTGAGGCGACTTTGGAGTTGAAGGGCGACATCGACCGTCTGTCCAAGGTTGAGTTCTCGAATGACCTCGCCGATATGCACTATGTGCGCCAGGGTGACCCTCGCGGTCTCGGTCACGCCGTGTTGCGCGCGCGGATGCACGTGGGCGATCAGCCTTTCGCCGTGTTGCTCGGTGACGACCTCATCGATGCCCGAGATGTTTTGCTTTCGCGCATGCTCGAGGAGCAGACGGCACGCAATGCGACCGTTATCGCGCTCATGGAGGTCGATCCGGCCCTGAGTCACCTGTACGGAATCGCTACCGTTGAGCCGACTGATGATGACGACGTTGTGCGCATTACGGGTCTGGTGGAGAAGCCGGCCCAGGGCACCGCGCCTTCTAACCTTGCCATCATCGGTCGCTATGTGCTCCGCCCCGAAATTTTCGAGATCCTTGAGCGCACCGATCCAGGCAAGGGCGGCGAAATCCAGTTGACGGATGCCCTGCTCGAGATGGCCAAAAACAATGTTGCCGGCGGCGTCTACGGTGTTGTATTCCGCGGCCGCCGCTATGACACGGGTGACCGTCTCGACTACATCAAGGCGATCGTGCAGCTCGCCGTTGAGCGAGAAGACTTGGGCCCCGAACTGCGCCCCTGGCTCAAGCAGTTCAGCTCAACGCTGGAATAG
- the mscL gene encoding large conductance mechanosensitive channel protein MscL: protein MLSGFKTFILRGNVIDLAVAVVIGAAFTAVVNAIVASVFNPLIGAMFNAETLSEAFAVEIPTATGEPAVLAFGALLAAIIQFLLVAVVVYFAIVAPMNFANKRANARKPKVVEPEAGPTEAELLLQIRDLLAKQNS, encoded by the coding sequence ATGTTAAGCGGATTCAAGACTTTCATTTTGCGTGGCAACGTCATCGACCTTGCGGTTGCGGTCGTCATCGGAGCCGCGTTTACCGCGGTCGTCAACGCGATTGTCGCCAGCGTCTTCAACCCCCTCATCGGAGCGATGTTTAACGCTGAGACTCTTTCGGAAGCATTCGCGGTAGAAATTCCCACTGCCACCGGCGAACCCGCAGTGCTCGCTTTTGGCGCGTTGCTCGCTGCCATCATCCAGTTTCTGCTCGTCGCCGTTGTTGTGTACTTTGCGATCGTCGCACCCATGAACTTTGCCAACAAGCGAGCCAACGCACGCAAACCGAAAGTTGTCGAGCCCGAAGCAGGCCCCACCGAGGCAGAGCTTCTCCTTCAGATTCGCGATCTGCTCGCGAAGCAGAATAGCTAA